From Spirochaeta isovalerica, one genomic window encodes:
- a CDS encoding AzlD domain-containing protein has protein sequence MTAMQELFMILGMMAVTFSVRYVLLAFSGRFTLPESLERALRYVPPAVLTAIIIPSVLLPDGQWDISMGNAYLPAAVAATIAGFLFPKKVLAASIISGLVVFALFSWLLPIAS, from the coding sequence ATGACCGCGATGCAGGAACTTTTCATGATTCTCGGGATGATGGCAGTCACTTTTTCCGTCCGCTATGTTCTTCTCGCCTTTTCCGGCCGTTTCACCCTTCCCGAAAGCCTGGAGAGAGCCCTCCGTTATGTTCCGCCTGCCGTTCTGACAGCCATAATCATCCCTTCGGTGCTACTGCCTGACGGACAATGGGATATTTCAATGGGAAATGCCTATCTGCCGGCGGCAGTCGCCGCTACGATTGCGGGTTTTCTTTTCCCGAAGAAGGTGCTGGCGGCTTCCATCATTTCCGGGCTGGTTGTTTTCGCCCTGTTTTCGTGGCTTCTGCCTATTGCCAGTTGA
- a CDS encoding adenylate/guanylate cyclase domain-containing protein, producing the protein MMLRIEVKDILTNSSSFYNLSEGEILMGRDPQAQISIGNKYISSRHATIIQEKDRLYIRDEKSSNGSEYYSHYKWLPVGSKKREVSLPLQIKLAEAVVVTVQSGESQIVSLTEVQNDSAIMVLDICGSTRQSVYDEQIAFHLKQRLNTIAKPILYSAPVLFYKNTGDGFLATFEKSTQAANCAIKILKTLQKRNSRSKNPPIQVRIGLHKGQTYVIDPATEDIHGIDINITFRIEGLKKSSLPKSGDLYEERDRIFASQAFYEDYMKHTRRKKDILMPCGPAKLKGIREKISIYKLNWQ; encoded by the coding sequence ATGATGCTGAGGATAGAGGTTAAGGACATTCTTACAAACAGCAGCAGCTTCTATAATCTGTCGGAGGGAGAAATCCTTATGGGCAGAGATCCGCAAGCGCAGATATCCATTGGCAACAAATACATTTCCTCAAGGCACGCCACGATCATCCAGGAAAAGGACAGGCTATACATAAGGGATGAAAAGTCCTCCAACGGGTCGGAGTATTATTCCCATTACAAATGGCTTCCCGTCGGTTCGAAAAAAAGAGAAGTCAGCCTCCCCCTTCAGATCAAACTGGCCGAAGCTGTCGTCGTGACTGTTCAGTCGGGAGAATCTCAGATTGTCTCCCTCACCGAAGTGCAAAACGATTCAGCAATTATGGTTCTGGACATCTGCGGATCCACCAGGCAGTCGGTTTACGATGAACAGATCGCTTTCCATTTAAAGCAAAGGCTGAATACAATTGCCAAACCGATTCTGTACAGCGCCCCGGTTCTATTCTACAAAAATACGGGCGACGGATTTCTCGCGACTTTCGAAAAGTCGACCCAGGCGGCCAATTGCGCCATAAAAATCCTGAAAACACTTCAAAAGAGAAACAGCAGATCAAAAAACCCTCCCATTCAAGTCCGGATAGGCCTTCATAAGGGACAGACCTATGTAATCGACCCGGCTACCGAAGATATACACGGCATAGATATAAACATTACATTCAGAATTGAAGGTCTTAAAAAAAGTTCACTGCCCAAAAGCGGCGATCTGTATGAAGAAAGAGACCGGATTTTCGCTTCGCAGGCATTCTATGAAGATTATATGAAACATACCCGGAGAAAAAAGGATATCCTGATGCCCTGCGGACCGGCGAAGCTGAAGGGAATCCGTGAGAAAATCAGTATATACAAACTCAACTGGCAATAG
- a CDS encoding DMT family transporter, with the protein MEKKTLRSDILLILTSAIWGFAFVAQLVGMDHIGPYLYNAIRFALGSLSLMPLILFFGKNRREAYKSSGLNRKGVLIAGIAAGTVLFLGASLQQVGLQYTTAGKAGFITGLYVILVPILGIALSHRTGLPTWIGAFFAAAGLYLISVKGGFQIGRGDLLILACSLFFAIHVLTIDHFSRKIDPLVLSAIQFAVCSFYSFAVAVFREPIILEDILQATIPILYGGLGSVGIAYTLQVVAQKDAPPAHSAIIMSLESVFAVIGGIIFLAEGMSLRGYIGCGLMLLGMLASQWDVIFRNSIKKEKKMQISPQK; encoded by the coding sequence ATGGAAAAAAAAACACTGCGCTCTGATATTCTGCTTATTTTGACTTCCGCCATATGGGGGTTCGCATTTGTCGCTCAGCTTGTCGGCATGGACCACATCGGCCCCTATCTGTACAACGCCATTCGCTTTGCTTTGGGCTCCCTTTCCCTTATGCCACTTATACTTTTCTTCGGGAAGAACAGAAGAGAGGCATACAAATCGTCCGGTTTGAACAGAAAAGGGGTATTGATCGCCGGCATCGCAGCAGGCACAGTGCTGTTTCTCGGAGCATCACTGCAGCAGGTTGGACTCCAGTACACCACAGCGGGTAAAGCGGGCTTCATAACCGGCCTTTACGTTATTCTCGTCCCCATTCTGGGAATTGCCCTCAGTCACAGAACCGGGTTGCCCACATGGATCGGAGCTTTTTTTGCCGCAGCCGGTCTATACCTCATAAGCGTAAAAGGGGGATTTCAAATCGGCAGGGGAGATCTTCTCATACTGGCCTGCTCTCTTTTCTTTGCCATCCATGTTCTGACGATCGATCATTTCTCCAGGAAGATCGATCCCCTGGTCCTGTCTGCCATCCAGTTCGCCGTCTGTTCTTTCTACAGTTTTGCCGTAGCTGTTTTCCGGGAGCCGATTATTCTCGAAGACATTCTGCAGGCGACGATCCCCATTCTATACGGCGGTCTGGGATCGGTAGGGATAGCCTACACGCTACAGGTTGTGGCACAGAAAGACGCCCCACCGGCCCATTCTGCCATAATCATGAGCCTGGAATCGGTATTCGCCGTAATCGGCGGAATTATTTTTCTGGCTGAAGGTATGTCATTACGAGGTTACATCGGCTGCGGACTGATGCTATTGGGGATGCTGGCCAGTCAGTGGGACGTAATTTTCAGAAATTCGATAAAAAAAGAAAAAAAAATGCAAATATCGCCACAAAAATAG
- a CDS encoding AzlC family ABC transporter permease codes for MVRKEFFTGMRDTFPLLLGAFPFGLIYGALAVSAGLSTPAVLGMSAIVFAGSAQFIAVGLVAAGAPVSIIILTTFVVNLRHMLYSAALLPDLKNLNQRWRFVLAFFLTDETFAVAAGRWRNSDVSPFKHYYQLGSSLAMYLNWQFWTLMGLLVGSRIPDAEAWGLDVAMVVTFIGMTIPYIRSKPMVMAVLTSAAVSLISWQLPYKLGLILAAVAGIAAGVSMEKMASMKKSREVKP; via the coding sequence ATGGTCAGAAAAGAATTTTTTACAGGCATGCGGGACACCTTTCCCCTTCTGCTGGGGGCGTTCCCTTTCGGATTGATCTACGGGGCCCTGGCTGTTTCCGCCGGATTATCGACACCGGCGGTTCTGGGCATGTCCGCCATTGTCTTCGCGGGATCGGCTCAGTTTATCGCTGTAGGACTGGTGGCAGCGGGCGCTCCCGTCTCCATAATCATTCTGACCACCTTCGTCGTCAATCTCCGCCATATGCTTTACAGCGCGGCTTTGCTTCCGGATCTGAAAAATCTCAATCAGCGCTGGCGTTTTGTTCTCGCCTTTTTTCTGACCGATGAAACATTCGCCGTAGCCGCCGGTCGGTGGAGGAACAGCGATGTCTCTCCCTTTAAACACTACTATCAGCTCGGATCCTCTCTGGCCATGTATCTCAACTGGCAATTCTGGACGCTGATGGGACTGCTCGTGGGCAGCCGAATCCCCGATGCGGAAGCCTGGGGGCTCGATGTGGCCATGGTCGTCACATTTATCGGCATGACCATTCCCTACATCCGCAGCAAACCCATGGTTATGGCGGTTCTCACTTCCGCCGCCGTTTCGCTTATCAGCTGGCAGCTCCCCTATAAACTGGGTCTGATTTTAGCCGCTGTGGCCGGCATTGCCGCGGGAGTCTCCATGGAAAAAATGGCCTCGATGAAAAAAAGCCGGGAGGTGAAGCCATGA
- a CDS encoding TolC family protein: MKTTNRKLLLLTLIFSMASFLPADPLILSLEEAWNIMEINNSDLNKLYLQWGAALRKSGSREYLRPSISAEAGISRSSGLISLLTNEDTVTNFDEKKNWTVSGALKLSWSLAPGVSLEAKSRAIDEELLRLQIEEKTRSLKYSLTVLYYQILAGEEQIALQEENLRLTTSRVEQAEEKYNQGLLSELDLLSARLSAARDVPKLQKAKADQEKRYLTFKSYLEMDRSTEVALTGRTIDSIELPDLETALMDVRSHIDLKLLVLQIEKAKISLEKSGKTSFVPTLTPSLNWNNNISTDFYDAGEFEPDLFKDTISLGLTLKIPLDSYLPGSSERLAMQSLEEAIEIAEINREKSARSLEDKVRTLYLDMELSRSNVELQKLSISLLEQTVAKNEQLYENGRLSLADLEDSRMDLKAAVLTLEDEKRNLTNLTIEAAYLLNLN, from the coding sequence ATGAAAACAACCAATAGAAAACTGTTACTGCTGACTCTGATTTTCTCAATGGCTTCTTTTTTGCCGGCCGATCCGCTTATCCTCTCGCTGGAAGAGGCCTGGAATATCATGGAGATCAACAACAGCGACCTCAACAAGCTGTATCTGCAATGGGGCGCGGCGCTCCGCAAATCTGGCAGCCGCGAATATCTGCGTCCCTCCATAAGCGCCGAGGCGGGGATCAGCCGTTCGTCGGGATTGATCAGCCTCCTGACGAATGAAGACACTGTTACTAATTTTGATGAGAAGAAGAACTGGACCGTCAGCGGAGCTCTAAAACTCTCCTGGTCATTGGCTCCGGGGGTAAGTCTCGAGGCGAAAAGCAGGGCCATAGACGAAGAGCTGCTCCGTCTCCAGATCGAAGAGAAAACCCGTTCTCTCAAATACAGCCTGACCGTTCTCTACTACCAGATCCTGGCGGGAGAGGAGCAGATCGCGCTCCAGGAGGAAAACCTCCGACTGACCACATCGCGGGTCGAGCAGGCAGAGGAAAAATACAATCAGGGGCTTCTGTCGGAGCTCGATCTCCTGTCGGCAAGACTCTCGGCGGCGCGGGATGTTCCGAAGCTTCAGAAGGCGAAAGCCGATCAGGAGAAGCGCTATCTGACCTTCAAGAGCTATCTGGAAATGGACAGATCGACAGAGGTGGCGCTCACCGGCAGAACCATCGATTCCATTGAACTGCCCGATCTCGAGACCGCCCTTATGGATGTCCGATCGCATATCGACCTGAAATTGCTGGTCCTTCAGATCGAAAAGGCGAAAATCAGTCTGGAAAAATCCGGAAAGACTTCCTTCGTGCCCACTTTGACGCCGTCGCTCAACTGGAATAATAACATCAGCACTGATTTTTATGATGCTGGTGAATTCGAGCCCGATTTATTTAAGGACACCATTTCACTGGGGCTCACTCTGAAAATCCCTCTCGACAGTTATCTTCCCGGTTCATCGGAAAGGCTCGCTATGCAAAGCCTTGAAGAGGCCATTGAGATCGCCGAGATAAACAGGGAAAAGTCCGCCCGCTCTCTCGAGGACAAAGTGAGGACTCTTTATCTGGATATGGAACTGAGCCGTTCCAATGTGGAACTCCAGAAGCTGAGCATCTCTCTTCTCGAACAGACCGTGGCGAAAAACGAGCAGCTCTATGAAAACGGAAGGCTCTCGCTCGCCGACCTTGAGGATAGCCGGATGGACCTGAAGGCTGCGGTCCTGACCCTGGAGGATGAGAAAAGAAATCTGACAAACCTGACCATTGAGGCGGCTTACCTTTTAAATCTAAATTAA
- a CDS encoding HAD family hydrolase, with translation MKYKAVIFDMDGTLLDTIDDIADASNRILKEMGYPEHPRESYFMFVGNGARKLIDRALPEEVVTDELVDRLLSEFRVGYRSIQYNKTDLYEGIGDMLSKLKALRIPMAIVSNKPDEMVKEIADHYFDPGLFVSIAGQKDHIPAKPDPQGAFAAARDLGVSPDECLFVGDSSVDMDTALNAGMTGVGVSWGFRSVEELKAHKAAFIIDAPGQLLSLFSEA, from the coding sequence ATGAAATACAAAGCAGTAATTTTCGATATGGACGGCACGCTTCTCGATACCATAGATGACATCGCCGATGCCTCAAACAGGATACTTAAAGAGATGGGATACCCGGAGCATCCGCGTGAGTCTTATTTCATGTTTGTCGGGAACGGCGCCAGAAAGCTCATAGACAGGGCTCTTCCGGAGGAAGTCGTAACAGATGAGCTGGTGGACAGGCTTTTAAGCGAGTTCCGTGTGGGATACCGGTCCATACAGTACAATAAAACAGATCTCTATGAAGGAATAGGCGATATGCTTTCCAAACTGAAGGCGTTGAGAATTCCTATGGCTATCGTCTCCAATAAGCCCGATGAAATGGTGAAGGAAATCGCAGATCATTATTTCGATCCCGGCCTCTTTGTTTCCATTGCGGGACAGAAAGACCATATTCCGGCCAAGCCCGATCCCCAAGGAGCTTTCGCGGCGGCTCGCGATCTGGGCGTCTCCCCCGATGAATGCCTTTTTGTCGGCGATTCTTCGGTGGATATGGATACCGCCCTTAATGCGGGAATGACTGGTGTCGGGGTATCCTGGGGATTCCGCTCCGTAGAGGAGTTGAAAGCCCATAAGGCCGCTTTTATCATTGACGCACCCGGTCAGCTGCTGTCTCTTTTTTCAGAAGCATAA
- a CDS encoding DUF1847 domain-containing protein, translating into MQLNCLDCSNKSCKTRGADCFGLHDHSVARYKEGDHPRMVKSSSALIDNGRAGELSRFQEIIEFCKLQGYENVGLAYCFGLEVLAEEVRYKMESAGINILPARCTMGGVKEPEIDESKEAPHISCNPAGQAEFLNKRADFVVEMGLCLGHDVMFHQELKVPFTVLVVKDRVYSHNTVEAIINYKAE; encoded by the coding sequence ATGCAGTTAAATTGTCTGGATTGCTCAAATAAATCCTGTAAAACCAGAGGCGCCGATTGTTTCGGTCTTCACGATCACAGTGTCGCCCGTTATAAAGAGGGAGATCACCCCCGCATGGTGAAGTCCAGTTCAGCGCTCATCGATAACGGCCGGGCCGGAGAATTGTCCCGTTTTCAGGAAATCATCGAATTCTGCAAACTGCAGGGATATGAGAATGTCGGCTTGGCATACTGCTTCGGACTCGAAGTTCTGGCTGAGGAAGTGCGGTACAAAATGGAATCAGCGGGAATTAATATCCTGCCGGCCCGATGTACCATGGGCGGCGTCAAGGAACCGGAAATCGATGAAAGCAAAGAGGCTCCCCATATTTCCTGCAATCCCGCGGGTCAGGCTGAGTTTCTCAATAAAAGAGCCGACTTCGTTGTGGAGATGGGACTCTGCCTCGGACATGATGTCATGTTTCATCAGGAACTCAAAGTTCCGTTTACCGTACTTGTTGTTAAGGACAGGGTGTATAGCCACAACACCGTTGAAGCTATAATCAACTACAAGGCTGAATAA
- a CDS encoding MFS transporter, with translation MEKNIKLLGIINFFTDFRLYSPVAIIYFSQVSGSYMTAMLVFSVTGLASTFFELPTGILSDRIGRKMTLTAGALAGTLSVGLYAAASGSFLLMAGAVFEGLASAFYSGNNSALLYDSLKVLGKEKEFHGYSGRVNSFFQIALALSALLGGIIAQQSIRLVLIISVFFQAAIIPLSLFLKNPPSDGDGDKSSMDILKKAFRAFRENRELRRVSLANLISDAGGESAYQFQAAFVSLLWPVWAVGLARTLSNLGGAVSFWFSGKVIDRYGVRTMMLVSKIYSRITHIIALGIPTMASPVLISTTSLFFGVSCTASESFNHSHFTDSERATMGSITSFAGALLFAVYSPLLGWGADLLGPAKAMIISQIIMVIPILMLLKKETAADRVRQ, from the coding sequence ATGGAAAAGAACATAAAACTCCTGGGAATCATTAATTTTTTTACTGATTTCCGTCTCTATTCGCCAGTAGCCATCATCTACTTTTCACAGGTATCGGGTTCCTATATGACGGCTATGCTCGTGTTCTCGGTGACCGGTCTGGCATCGACTTTTTTTGAACTGCCCACGGGGATACTCTCGGACCGCATCGGGAGAAAAATGACTCTGACGGCCGGAGCTTTGGCGGGAACCCTTTCGGTCGGTTTGTACGCGGCGGCGTCCGGATCTTTTCTACTCATGGCAGGCGCGGTTTTCGAAGGGCTCGCATCAGCTTTCTACAGCGGCAATAACAGCGCCCTGCTTTACGACTCACTGAAAGTCCTGGGAAAAGAAAAGGAATTTCACGGCTATTCGGGGCGGGTCAATTCCTTCTTCCAGATAGCCCTGGCCCTTTCGGCACTTCTGGGAGGGATTATCGCCCAGCAGTCCATCAGGCTGGTTCTGATTATTTCCGTCTTTTTTCAGGCGGCGATTATCCCTCTCAGTCTATTTCTCAAAAACCCGCCGAGCGATGGCGATGGAGATAAATCTTCAATGGACATTCTGAAAAAAGCCTTCCGAGCTTTCAGAGAAAACAGGGAACTGAGACGGGTCAGTCTCGCCAATCTCATCTCTGATGCGGGAGGCGAGTCGGCCTATCAGTTTCAGGCGGCTTTCGTCTCTCTGCTCTGGCCCGTATGGGCGGTCGGGCTGGCTAGGACCCTGTCGAATCTGGGCGGCGCCGTAAGCTTCTGGTTCAGCGGAAAAGTTATTGACCGTTACGGTGTACGGACGATGATGCTCGTTTCCAAAATCTACAGCCGGATCACCCATATCATTGCCCTCGGTATTCCGACCATGGCATCGCCGGTGCTGATTTCCACGACATCTCTCTTTTTCGGAGTCAGCTGTACCGCCTCGGAAAGCTTCAACCATAGCCACTTTACCGACAGCGAACGGGCCACAATGGGTTCCATAACATCCTTTGCCGGCGCCCTGCTTTTCGCGGTCTATTCCCCTCTGCTGGGATGGGGCGCCGATCTTCTCGGACCGGCAAAGGCCATGATCATCTCCCAGATCATCATGGTCATTCCCATTCTTATGCTTCTGAAAAAAGAGACAGCAGCTGACCGGGTGCGTCAATGA
- a CDS encoding LacI family DNA-binding transcriptional regulator: MKVTIKDIAAVAGVSHSTVSRALNDSPQISPATKDKIKDIARTMNFEFNAGARSLSGRKTGNIAVVYQAKYDQFGSSLYVSQLFIELRHFLERMDMDVILLEGYHPDTGASNISRLLRQQKVDGFLIVHNLITKRDYESIRRSGLPVVQLHMPPIYCNKEELDYFFTDHFMGGRIATDYLIRQGCKKILTVPTTDFDSEEFKLRTQGYKQALEDNNIPFKEELVVAIDSTYLKGYYLFNSIPEILANVDGIFFQTDIQAFGFLTAARERGIRIPEDLKVIGYDDAPICESTNPQLTTVHQPRKKLAELACDRIIDLINKRNNESRIQEVLFPHIVVRETS, from the coding sequence TTGAAGGTTACGATAAAGGACATAGCAGCAGTTGCCGGTGTAAGTCATTCCACCGTCTCCCGTGCATTAAATGACAGTCCTCAGATCAGTCCGGCTACCAAGGATAAAATAAAAGATATCGCCCGGACCATGAACTTCGAGTTCAATGCAGGGGCAAGAAGTTTGAGCGGGCGAAAGACAGGCAATATTGCTGTCGTCTATCAGGCGAAATACGATCAGTTCGGTTCATCGCTTTATGTCAGTCAGCTTTTTATCGAACTCCGCCACTTTCTGGAAAGAATGGATATGGATGTTATTCTCCTCGAGGGATACCACCCTGATACGGGAGCCAGCAATATCAGCCGGCTTTTGAGGCAGCAAAAGGTTGACGGCTTCCTTATCGTGCATAATCTTATAACTAAAAGGGATTACGAAAGTATAAGAAGGTCCGGTTTGCCGGTGGTTCAGCTTCACATGCCCCCGATTTACTGCAACAAAGAGGAGCTTGATTATTTTTTTACCGATCATTTCATGGGCGGGCGGATTGCAACGGATTATCTGATCAGGCAGGGGTGTAAAAAGATTCTGACCGTACCGACGACCGATTTTGATTCGGAAGAATTCAAATTGAGAACCCAGGGGTATAAGCAGGCTTTGGAAGACAATAATATCCCCTTTAAGGAAGAACTGGTTGTCGCCATAGACAGCACTTACCTGAAAGGGTACTACCTTTTTAACAGCATCCCGGAAATTCTGGCAAATGTCGACGGAATTTTCTTTCAGACTGATATTCAGGCCTTCGGGTTTCTGACAGCGGCCAGAGAGAGGGGTATCCGTATACCGGAAGATCTTAAAGTCATCGGTTATGACGACGCGCCGATTTGCGAGTCGACTAATCCGCAGCTGACTACGGTTCATCAGCCGAGAAAAAAACTGGCCGAACTGGCTTGCGACAGAATCATAGATCTGATCAACAAGCGCAATAACGAATCGAGGATACAGGAAGTCTTATTCCCCCATATCGTTGTGAGGGAAACATCTTAG
- a CDS encoding methyltransferase domain-containing protein codes for MDRNFDSLALRLEDKIYGTDKGYIRFELLKEDILDFCPDLREGKWRVLDAGGGTGRFARFCAAFGNEVLHCDISGTMLARAKEENKAAGLDMRITLKKSSLMELSPGKEGLFDLVLLHGVAEWMDDPPSAVRHCATLVKPGGLASLLIYNTNKYLLKRGLNGRLLVKDKPNHKHRKLTPTGKMTPDEIEETLKTVRGEIILRSGIRVFNHFLRSIIPLPISRDEWLESERLYYRKEPFASLGEHSHIIWKRT; via the coding sequence ATGGATAGAAATTTCGATTCTCTCGCCTTAAGACTGGAAGATAAAATATACGGAACAGATAAGGGATACATAAGGTTTGAGCTTCTCAAAGAGGATATTCTGGATTTCTGTCCGGATCTGAGAGAAGGAAAGTGGAGGGTTCTGGACGCAGGAGGAGGTACGGGACGTTTTGCCCGGTTCTGCGCGGCTTTCGGGAACGAAGTGCTCCATTGCGATATTTCCGGAACCATGCTGGCCCGTGCGAAAGAGGAGAACAAAGCCGCAGGACTGGATATGAGAATTACATTAAAAAAGTCGAGTCTTATGGAACTATCCCCCGGGAAAGAAGGTCTTTTCGATCTTGTGCTGCTCCACGGCGTGGCCGAGTGGATGGACGACCCTCCCTCTGCGGTCAGGCATTGCGCGACTCTTGTGAAGCCGGGAGGGCTCGCCTCCCTTCTCATATACAACACAAATAAATATCTGCTGAAGCGGGGCCTCAACGGGAGGCTTCTGGTTAAGGATAAACCGAATCACAAACACAGGAAACTCACGCCCACGGGAAAAATGACGCCGGATGAAATTGAAGAAACCCTGAAAACCGTCAGGGGAGAGATTATCCTCCGGTCTGGCATCAGGGTTTTCAATCATTTCCTCCGCTCCATAATCCCCCTTCCTATCAGCCGTGATGAATGGCTGGAATCGGAACGGCTTTATTACAGAAAAGAACCTTTTGCCTCATTGGGAGAACACAGCCACATCATATGGAAAAGAACATAA